Proteins from a single region of Verrucomicrobiia bacterium:
- a CDS encoding phosphate ABC transporter substrate-binding protein — protein MHFTVKRSLALGLLAISLLPLGASAQALKINGSTTVNLPAAEAAEILRAEKKLNIQVDTQGGSSGGISMVGDGLVHIGMLSKPLSDDDKKKYPKVNFKLTHIGEDAVAMIVSQDVWEGGVKAVTKQQLRDIYEGKVKNWKDIGGPDRRIAFFNKEPGRGTWEVFTHWVYGDSKKAPQVSFPEVGGNEETRNKVASTKGALSQLSSSWADGKKVFALGIKGEDGKVVIPDAAHIANRSYPMSRPLYFLTNGEPTGDAKTFIEFVLSARGQDLVRKHGYLALADLK, from the coding sequence ATGCATTTCACCGTAAAGCGCAGCTTGGCTTTGGGCCTGCTCGCTATCTCTTTGCTGCCCTTGGGCGCTTCTGCCCAAGCCCTGAAGATCAATGGTTCCACCACGGTGAATCTTCCGGCGGCGGAAGCGGCGGAAATTCTCCGCGCGGAGAAGAAGCTCAACATCCAGGTGGATACGCAAGGCGGCAGCTCCGGCGGTATCTCCATGGTGGGCGATGGCCTGGTCCATATCGGCATGCTCTCCAAGCCGCTCAGCGATGATGACAAGAAGAAGTATCCCAAGGTGAACTTCAAACTCACCCACATCGGCGAAGACGCCGTGGCCATGATCGTCTCTCAAGATGTGTGGGAAGGCGGCGTGAAAGCCGTGACCAAGCAGCAACTGCGCGACATCTACGAGGGCAAGGTCAAGAACTGGAAAGATATCGGTGGCCCTGACCGTCGCATCGCGTTCTTCAACAAGGAACCAGGTCGCGGCACGTGGGAAGTCTTCACGCACTGGGTCTATGGCGATTCCAAGAAAGCCCCGCAGGTCAGCTTCCCAGAAGTCGGCGGCAATGAAGAGACCCGCAACAAGGTCGCTTCCACGAAGGGCGCCTTGTCCCAGCTCTCCTCCTCTTGGGCGGATGGCAAGAAAGTGTTCGCGCTCGGCATCAAGGGTGAGGATGGCAAGGTAGTGATACCCGATGCCGCCCATATCGCCAACCGTAGCTATCCCATGAGCCGCCCGCTCTACTTCCTCACCAATGGCGAACCGACGGGTGATGCCAAGACGTTCATCGAATTCGTCCTCAGCGCACGCGGCCAAGATCTGGTCCGCAAACACGGCTACCTTGCCTTGGCAGACTTGAAATAA
- the pstC gene encoding phosphate ABC transporter permease subunit PstC gives MTGTAPKRREWDFTRLWSLGASAFALGFMLLMVTLFIWQSIPVWKHEGISYVTGKSWFFRQQEFGMLPMVYGSVMVAAVALIIAVPLGLGTAIFTSEFLPSRVRLVVKLIVELLSGIPSVVYGLLGILFLRNWVYDMLERFEPLNGDTLLTAGLLLAVMVLPTIMTLADDALRGVSVNQRLAARGLGLTQTETIFSIVLPQAAPGLMSAVLLGLGRALGETIAVFLVVGRQDNQWPDPIYSMRLLIESGQTLTSKLGSSETNIAYGDPLHWAAMVGLGLILLLMTAAITWVGIRLGKGKDGHA, from the coding sequence GTGACTGGAACTGCGCCAAAACGTCGTGAATGGGATTTCACCCGGCTGTGGAGCCTGGGCGCGAGTGCTTTTGCCTTGGGCTTCATGCTGCTCATGGTGACGCTCTTCATCTGGCAGAGCATCCCGGTATGGAAGCATGAGGGCATCAGCTATGTGACAGGCAAAAGCTGGTTCTTCCGTCAGCAAGAGTTCGGCATGCTACCGATGGTTTACGGCAGCGTGATGGTCGCGGCTGTGGCCCTCATCATCGCCGTGCCCTTAGGACTCGGCACCGCCATCTTCACCTCAGAGTTCTTGCCGTCACGCGTGCGCTTGGTGGTGAAGCTCATCGTGGAACTGCTCTCCGGCATCCCTTCCGTGGTGTACGGGCTGCTGGGCATTCTCTTCCTGCGGAACTGGGTTTACGACATGCTGGAGCGTTTCGAACCGTTGAATGGCGATACTCTCCTCACCGCGGGTCTCCTCCTCGCCGTGATGGTGCTGCCCACCATCATGACTCTCGCCGATGATGCCTTGCGCGGTGTCTCCGTGAATCAACGCCTCGCCGCGCGCGGCCTTGGCCTCACGCAAACGGAAACCATCTTCTCCATCGTCCTTCCGCAAGCCGCTCCCGGCCTCATGTCCGCCGTGTTGCTCGGTTTGGGCCGTGCCTTGGGTGAAACGATCGCCGTATTCCTCGTCGTGGGCCGTCAGGATAATCAATGGCCTGACCCGATCTACTCCATGCGCCTGCTCATCGAATCCGGCCAGACACTGACGAGCAAGTTGGGCAGCTCTGAAACGAACATCGCTTACGGCGATCCGCTGCATTGGGCCGCGATGGTGGGCTTAGGCTTGATTCTTTTGCTCATGACCGCCGCCATCACCTGGGTCGGAATCCGCCTTGGCAAAGGAAAGGATGGCCATGCGTAA